In Fragaria vesca subsp. vesca linkage group LG5, FraVesHawaii_1.0, whole genome shotgun sequence, the genomic stretch GGAAATAAATCATCAAAAAATATAATAAAATCTAAAACCTTTATATGGAAAGGGAAACAAATTCATTTCCTTTCTTGTTACCAACGGTCAGTAAAAGTAAGAATCTGAAGCGCTCCGGACTTGAAGCAACTATCCAATCTCCAGAATTTATTTGAATTTCAAAAAATTTAACCGTTGTCTGGATCTCAATATAAACACCTCTCTTCTCCACTACAGCACTCACTCAAATTCAAAATCCCCAAATCTCTGAAACCTTAACTCTCTCCCTTAGCTCTCCGCCATGGCTGATATCGCAACCGCCGAGATGCCGAACACCAGGAAGGCAAGGACCAGCAGGAGGGCGCTGAAGGCCAAGACTCCATCCACAAACGAAGCCAACATCCTGGCCGGAACGGTGTTGGAGGCAGCTGCTCCGAGCCCGATCCCGACCGATCCGGCGAAGGAGAACCACGAGAGCCTCTCGCAGCCTCGCACGTCGCCGAAGAAAGCCACCAAGGCCTCGAAGAAACAGTCCAAGGCGGCGAAGGAGAAGGAGACGGCGCAGTCGAGTTTCGAGAAGGACTTGCAGGAGATGGAGGAGAAGCTTCAGGCTCTGAGGCTGGAGAAGGAGAAGACGGAGGAGCTTTTGAAGGAGAAGGATGAGATCTTGAAGCTTAAGGAGGAGGAGCTCGAATCGAAGGGAAGAGAGCAAGATAAGCTTCAGATGGAGCTCAAGAAGTTGCAGAAAACGAAGGAGTTCAAGCCCACCATGGTTCATTTTCTTGAAACTGCTGACATTTCTTTCAGATCTTCAATTTTTGTTGCGATTTGTTTGCTTGTGTTTCGTTTAGTAGCTCTGTTTGGTTGCTGAGAACATTACTTTGATTCGCGATTTGAAATTTGGTTTGATGAATCTTAGGAGTTTGATGAAATAGATAATGAATTCAAATGGTTTATACATGTTCAGGCACTCCCAATTATTCCGTCACAGAAAGACAAGAAGAAGAAGGGTGGCCCTGAGATGAAAAGGCCATCGCCTCCCTATGTGCTATGGTGCAAAGATCAGTGGAATCAGGTAGAGAATGTGAATATTGTTGATGGTTCTGAGATTTGAATTTTCGGCAACAAAATTTGTTAATGATATTTTGGGGGTTTTGATGTAGGTCAAGCAAGAGAACCCTGAGGCCGAGTTTAAGGACATATCATCCATTTTGGGGGCCAAATGGAAGACTGTCACAGTGGAAGAGAAAAAGCCTTATGAAGAGAAGTACCAAGCTGAGAAGGAAGCCTATTTGCAAGTGATGGCGAAGGAGAAGCGTGAGAGTGAGGCGATGCACTTGTTTGAGGAGGAGCACAAGCAGAAGACAGCTATGGAGTTGCTTGAACAGTACATGCAATTCAAACAAGAAGCAGAAAAGGATGGCAAGAAGAACAAGTAATGCTTCATTTCAAACTTTCTCTAGTTGAGTAAGGAATTGGTAATATGAAAATTGTACTCATATAATGTATTTGCAGGAAAGAGAAGGATCCATTGAAGCCCAAGCAGCCAGTGTCAGCATTTTTCCTATTCACAAATGAGAGGCGAGCAGCCCTGAATGCACAGAACATCAAATCTGTTCTAGAGGTAAATGAAATAACATCTCTATATTATGCATGTAAACTTATTTTTTCGCAATGTTAATTCATAAAATTTGGGGATAATTTGATAGGTTGCAAGGATCACCGGTGAAGAATGGAAGAACATGACAGATGAGCAAAAGGGTCCATATGAAGAGGTTTGTTGTTTAGGCATATAGAAGCTTTGCGGTTTGATTTTTGTGGCCCAGTTACCATAGCTCATTGGTATTTGAAAATCGCAGATGGCAAAGAAGAACAAGGAGAAGTATATGCAAGAAATGGAGGTCTATAAGCAACAGAAGGAAGAGGAAGTTGCCATTCTCAGAAAGGAAGAGGAAGAGATGATGAAGCTTCAAAAGCATGAAGCCTTTCAACTGCTCAAGAAGAAGGAGAAGACAGAGAACATAATCAAGGTTTGCTGTCAACTGTTCATTTACTGTTAATAAATGTTCCAATTGCATACTTTTTGTTGCTGATTATAGTGTTTACAATTGACAGAAAACAAAAGAGATTGAGAAGAAGAAGAAGGAAGAGAAGAAGATTGTTGATCCCAACAAGCCCAAGAGGCCTGCATCCTCATACATTCTGTTCAGGTAAAACTCAGTGCAATGTTACAGTCCTATTCTAACCATCCAATATGACTGTGAGAAGAGTCTGACTGTTTTCTTTTTAACAATGCAGCAAGGAAGCAAGAAAGAATCTGATGGAGGAGAGACCAGGAATCAGTAACTCCACCATTACTGTTCTCATTTCAGTTAAATGGAAGGTACTCCCTTTGTTTCAGTTGAATCTCTTGAGTCAATGTTCTCGTTCATGGACTGAACTAGAGACTAATCATTTTTGTTGTTGTACAGGAATTGAGTGAGGAAGATAGAAAGGTGTGGAATGACCAGGCTGCTGAAGCCATGGAGGCTTATAAGAAGGAATTGGAGGAATACAACAAGTCTGTTGCTGCATCCATCCAAGACTGAAGAAAGTGTTCAAGTGCTAATGAACATTTAGTGTAGTGAAAAGCCCATCATTTTGAAAAGCCCATCATTTTGATGGCATAACCTGAATTCTATCTGTAGTGTAATTTTCATTTTCAGTTTGATGCCAACTTTCTACCCCCCTTAATGAATATGATCTACTTTCTACCCTAATGAACCCTACAACTTCCCCAACTTCGGACAACTCTTCTGCTTGGCCAGAAAAAGTAATGATGGACGCAGAAATGTTCGGTTTATTCATTATTTTGTCCACTCTATCTATTAGGGGAAGGCCCCAAAATACCTTCTTAAAACAATACAAACCACATAAAATTGAAATAGATGAATATTATGTTAGGGTGCATCTATTGCCACCTCACAAATCATTTTGCTCACCTCACACATTATTAATTTATTAAAATACCAAAATACACTGATATAAAATTACAGCAGTGGACAATAAGTTGTTACAAATTACATATTTTTTTCTTTTTCTTTTTTATCTTTTTGTTTTGGATGAACACAAATTTCATAACTCTAACCCAAATTTATCATATTCGGTCGTGAGTCTGAAGACATTAGCATTTAACCTGAAGATGAAGTAAACTGTTTGTATTTTTTTTCTTTGTTGATGATTCGTCTATCTCTTTACTTATTATTTCTCATGTCGACTTTGTATGTAAATTCTTATAGACAATTGTTGTACCGTATTTATAAACAACGGATAGATCAGTTTAAGAAACTTAGAAATATAGAAGGCGTTGCTACTAGAGATACATTTACAGACATTTTGCATTTTGATATCGACTGATACTATCAAGTTGTTAAATTTGAGAGTTTTTCCTTGTTCTTTAACTTGGATTTATACTTTCATGTGAATTTTTGTTTACTTGGTGATTTTACTTACCTTAAGCAAATCTGAATTTGATAAAATATATGAAGAGAATGTAGGGTGAACAAATTAGAATTGAGAAAAAGGTTTTTTAGGGTATTGTTAATAGGTGAACAAAGTAGACTTACAATTAAAATTAGAGAAATTTTAAATGCACACCCCTAATATCTTAATACACACCTCTGTTATTTTATGTTTCTATTAAGATTTT encodes the following:
- the LOC101308964 gene encoding high mobility group B protein 13-like, giving the protein MADIATAEMPNTRKARTSRRALKAKTPSTNEANILAGTVLEAAAPSPIPTDPAKENHESLSQPRTSPKKATKASKKQSKAAKEKETAQSSFEKDLQEMEEKLQALRLEKEKTEELLKEKDEILKLKEEELESKGREQDKLQMELKKLQKTKEFKPTMALPIIPSQKDKKKKGGPEMKRPSPPYVLWCKDQWNQVKQENPEAEFKDISSILGAKWKTVTVEEKKPYEEKYQAEKEAYLQVMAKEKRESEAMHLFEEEHKQKTAMELLEQYMQFKQEAEKDGKKNKKEKDPLKPKQPVSAFFLFTNERRAALNAQNIKSVLEVARITGEEWKNMTDEQKGPYEEMAKKNKEKYMQEMEVYKQQKEEEVAILRKEEEEMMKLQKHEAFQLLKKKEKTENIIKKTKEIEKKKKEEKKIVDPNKPKRPASSYILFSKEARKNLMEERPGISNSTITVLISVKWKELSEEDRKVWNDQAAEAMEAYKKELEEYNKSVAASIQD